In a genomic window of Scyliorhinus torazame isolate Kashiwa2021f chromosome 5, sScyTor2.1, whole genome shotgun sequence:
- the LOC140418850 gene encoding uncharacterized protein, producing MEKPWQCGDCGMGFNYPSELETHRRIHTGERPFTCSVCGKGFTKLSNLITHQHVHTDQRPFKCADCEKSFKSRKDLLIHQRTHTGERPFTCSVCGKGFTLSPHLLKHQLVHNDERPFKCSDCEKSFKSRKDLLIHERTHTGERPFTCSVCGKGFTRSSDLLKHQLVHTDQRPFKCSDCEKSFKSRKNLLSHHRTHTGERPFTCLECGKGFNDLSNLRTHHQVHSDQRPFKCADCEKKYKSRKNLLIHQCTHTGERPFSCSVCGMGFTQSSLLLSHQLVHTDQKPFKCADCEKSYKSRKNLLIHQRTHTGERPFTCSVCGKGFICSSQLLRHQRVHTGQRPYTCPVCDKKFTQSSHLTSHQLVHTDQKPLKCSDCEKRFKSKLNLLKHQRVHTETES from the coding sequence atggagaaaccgtggcaatgtggggactgtgggatgggattcaattacccgtctgaattggaaactcatcgacgtattcacactggggaaaggccatttacctgctccgtgtgtgggaagggattcactaagctatccaacctcatcacacaccagcatgttcatactgaccagagaccatttaaatgtgctgactgtgagaagagctttaaaagcagaaaggatttactgatacatcaacgaactcacactggggagaggccgttcacctgctccgtgtgtgggaagggattcactctgtcacccCACCTCCTcaaacaccaacttgttcataatgatgagagaccgtttaaatgttctgactgtgagaagagctttaaaagcagaaaggatttactgatacaCGAACGtactcatactggggagaggccgttcacctgctcagtgtgtgggaagggattcactcggtcatccgaccTCCTGaaacatcaacttgttcacactgatcagagaccttttaaatgttctgactgtgaaaagagctttaaaagcagaaagaatTTACTGTCACATcaccgcactcacactggggagaggccattcacctgtctggaatgtgggaagggttttaatgatttgtcaaacctccggactcaccatcaggttcactctgaccagagaccgtttaaatgtgctgactgtgagaagaagtATAAAAGCAGAAAGAATTTACTGATCCATCaatgcactcacactggggagagaccattcagctgctccgtgtgtgggatgggatttactcagtcatcacTCCTCCTGAGCcatcaacttgttcatactgatcagaaaccttttaaatgtgctgactgtgagaagagctataaAAGCAGAAAGAATTTACTGatccatcaacgcactcacactggggagaggccattcacttgctccgtgtgtgggaagggattcatttgttcatcccagcttctgagacaccagcgagttcacactggacagagaccgtacacgtgccccgtatgtgacaagaaattcactcagtcatcccacctgacttcacaccaacttgttcacactgaccaGAAACCTttaaaatgttctgactgtgaaaagagatttaaaagtaaactgaatctgctgaaacaccagcgagttcacacggaaacagaatcatag